From the genome of Pirellulales bacterium:
CGCACGAGATCGGCCACTTGCTCGGTCTCAATCATTCGTACGACTTGCCGGCCCCCAACGCCATGGGATCGGACGGATTCCTCACCTTCGGCAGTCAGGTCGAACCGTTGATTCCCGGCGACGCCGACATCGTCCACATGCGGCACCTCTACCGCCCCGACGTGAAAGACATCGACCTGTTCCGTTTCGATCTCCCCTCGCAGGGGCGCTTGACGGCCGAGTTGTTCGCCGAGCGTCTCGCCGTTCCCAGCCTGCTGGATGGCGTGATCACGCTCTACGACGGGCAACGCAACCTCATTGCCCGCAACGACGACTATTTCAGTCGCGACTCGTTCCTCGACCTCGAGTTGGCGGCCGGCACGTATTACATCGCCGTCACGAGCACCGGCAATATCGCCTTCGATCCCAACATCGAAGACAGTGGAATGGGCGGAACGTCGCAAGGCGCCTATCAATTGCGACTCGATTTTGTGCCGACCACCGGCGCGCAGCTCCTCGACGCCACCGGCACGGCGTTCGATGGCGACGCCGATGGGCGGCCGGGCGGAATCTACAACTTCTGGTTCCAGGTGGCCGCCCCCTCCGACACGATCATTGTCGACAAGTCCGCGCCGATCGGTGGCACGGGCACGCTGGCGGCGCCCTTCAACAATATTCCGGCAGCGCTTGCGGCGGCCTCGGCGGGCGATGTCGTGCGCATCGTCGGCAATGGCGGCGCGGATGGCAATCTCGCGACGCTGGGCGACAACCTGGCCTACGAAATCGGCGTGAATACGTTCGGACAGGCGCTCAGTGACGGGTCGCAGTTGCAGGTCCCGGCGGGAGTCACGGTGGTGATCGACGCCGGCGCCGTCTTCAAACTGCGGCGCACCGGCATCGACGTCGGCACGTCTGAATTGGGATTGCTGCGCACCGCCGGCGCGCTGCAGGTGCTAGGCACCCCCGTTGATCGCGTAGTTTTTACTTCGTGGCACGACGAATCGATCGGCGTCGACACGAACCCCTTGGTCACGACTCCCATTCCAGGCGATTGGGCGGGCATCGTCTTTCGCGAAGATTCAGATCGCGAAGCGCAGGGTGTCTTCCTGAATTATGTCGGGTTCGCCGATATGCGCTACGGCGGCGGTACGTCGGTGGTGGATTCCAACGAGCAGGCCTACAGCTCGATCCATCTCATCGAAGCACGGCCCACGATCGTCCACAATCGCATCACGCTCAGTGCCGATGCCGCGATTTCGGCCGATCCGAACAGTTTCGAGGAAACCCGCTTCGGCTCGGATACGATCACGCTGGAATCGTGGCGCGTCGGGCCAGAGATTTACGGCAATACGCTCGTCAACAACTCGCTCAACGCGCTTTTCGTGCGCATTCGCACGAACGCCGGCAGTCCGCTCGACGTGCTCGAGGTCGCGGCGCGATTCGACGACAAGGACATCGTCCACGTTTTGTCGGAGAACCTGGTCATCCACGGGACACCAGGTGGCTACCTCGTCGACAGCACCGGTCTGCACGCACGACTCGACGCGAGGCTGACGATCGATCCCAGCGTGGTCGTCAAGATCAACGGCGCGCGCATCGAGATGTTGTTCGGAGGTCAATTGATCGCGGAAGGACAACCGCGCAATCGTGTCATCTTCACCTCGATCCACGACGACAGCTATGGCGCGGGGGGCACGTTCGATACAACCAACAACGGGCTCAACCGACTGCCGGCTCCTGGCGATTGGGGTGGGATTTTCGCCGGGCCGACCTCCAGTGCCAGCTTCGATCACGTACAGGTGGCCTTTGCCGGCGGCGTGACCACCATCGAAGGAAACTTCGACGCCTTCAACGCCCTGGAGATTCATCGGGCCGATGTCCGAGTCACCAACTCGGTCTTCATGTTCAACGCCGGCGGACAATCGGCCACGGGGCGCAATGGACGCCAGGCCAATGCCGCGGCCACGATCTTCGTCCGCGGAGCCCAGCCGATCATCGTCAACAACGTTATCCGCGACGGCTTCGGACCCGCCATTAATGTCAACGTCAACGCGTTGAACTGGTACGAGGTACACGACTGGGGACGCAGCACCGGACGTGCCGACGCCTTCACGCAGTTCGTCGATAATTTTGGCCCGCTCGTGCGTCTGAATCGCACCGGCAATAACGCCGTCAATGGCATGGTGGTGCGCGGCGGTACCTTGACCACGCAGTCGATCTGGGACGACACGGACATCGTCCACGTCCTGTTCAATCAGATCTCGATTCCAAACTTTCATACCTACGGTGGGCTGCGCTGGCAAAGCAGCCCGACGGCCAGCCTCGTGGTCAAGCTGTCGGGGGCGAACGCGGGCGTGACCGCGATCGGCACGACTCTGGATATCGACGACCGCATTGGCGGGACCTTCCACCTCATCGGCTCGGCCACCCACCCGGTGATCGTGACGTCGTTTCACGATGACTCCGTGGGAGCGGGCCTCAATCTGGCCGGCTTGACGCAAGTCAACACCGACAACATCAGCCGCGCGCCGCAGCCCGGCGATTGGCGCAGCCTCAGGCTCGATCAACTCAGCAACGACCGTAACGTCGCGATCGTGCTCGAGGCCGAGGATCCGCTCCGTGCCGGCGGCGACACGAACGGCACGACGGCACAGGCCCGTTCGATCGGATCGCTCGCGCCGCACGAGTACGGCGGCGATGACGTGCTGCGTCTCGGCTTCGAGATCCACGGCTATCTGGGGCCGGGCGACGTCGATGTCTACAGCTTCAGCGGCACGGCCGGCACCGAAGTGTGGTTCGATATCGATCGCACCACCCATGCGCTCGATACGGTGGTCGAATTGGTCAATGCGGCGGGCACCGTCATCGCGCGCTCGAATAATTCTCCCGCTGAGCAAGACGGGGGCGAATCGTTGTTCGGCTCAGCGTATCGGATGAGCACCGGACCGTTCGGGTTCGGCGATCTCTATACCACGAATCCGCGAGACGCGGGCATGCTCGTCGTCTTGCCGGGGACGCCTGGTTCGACGAATACCTATTACGTGCGCGTGCGAGCGAACAGTTCGAATCTCAACAATCTCAACGGCGGCGTCAGCACGGGCATTTACCAACTGCAGATCCGCCTGCGCAATGTCGACGAGGTGCCGGGTTCGACCATCCGGCAAGCGGTGATCCGCTTTGCCACGAACGGCATCGAAGTGGTCGGCCTCCCCTCGCACTCGCCGCTGTTGGGCGAGTCGCTCGACGTCGAGTTCAACTCGGGCGACAACGACACCTTCGATCAGGCGCAGCCGTTGGGCAATCTACTCGACAGCGATCGCAACGCCTTGGCCGTCGGGGGCATGCTCGATTCGCCCCTCGATGTCGACTGGTACAAGTTCACCATCGACTATCAGAACATCCAGGTCATCACCGGCTATACCGATGGCGGTCAGTCGTGGGCGACCGTGTTCGACATCGACTATGCCGACGGCATGGCCCGTCCCGATACGACCATCTCGGTCTTCGACGAGACCGGGCAATTGCTCTACATCGGACGCAACTCCGATATCGCCGACGATCAGATCGGTCCCACGGAAGTCCCCAGCACGTCCGATATTCTGCGCGGCAGCTTCGGCAAGCTCGATCCCTACATTCATGCCCAACTGCCCGTGGGCGTGGGCCCGCCGACGGGGCCGCCGCGCGCGTTTTACGTGGCCGTGCATTCCGACGCCGTGTTGCCCTCGGTCTTGCAGTCACCTTTCAACAATGACGTTGCTGCGCGACTCACGCGGCTCGAGCCGGTCGTGGGCGTCAAACGCATCGCCGAAGATCACATCAGTTTTCAGGGGCACTCGACGGGCGATGCCGTGATCGGCGGGGCGCGCATCGAGCCGGTTACTCCGCTCTTCAATACCAGCGATCCGATCGCGTTGCTGACGAATGTGGTGCCCTTCGATCTCAGTGATGTGGTCCTTTTCGTATCGCAGGGCAGTCGACTGCGAACGGTCGACCCGCGCACGGGCTTTACCGAAACGAACATCGGCGAACCTGCCTCCGGCGACTTCTCGTTGCGCGATATCTCGATGCGGTCGGACGGCCGGCTCTATGGGTACCAGGCGATTGCTGGCACGGACAATACCGCCGGACGCCTCGTCGAAGTCAACACGGGGAACGCCGCCTCTACCGTCATCGGCAACGACAACATTCCGAATACCGTGCTGACGACCAGCCAGGTTGATGCCCTGGCCGTCGCCATGGCGCCCGATGGCACGAACCGCTTGCTGTATTATTCGGTACGCAACGGCAGCGAGTCGTGGCTGTTCCGGGCGAATCCCGATACGGGCAGCGCTGCCCAGACGGCCGACAACGTGTTCGGACTGCGGGGGGTGTTTCGCATCAATGACGGTACCCCGGCCGGCGCGCCTATCGGAGTAGTCACGGGATTGACCTTCCTCAATGGGACCTTGTGGGGTGTCAATCAGGCGGGGAACGTGTTCACGGTCGACACCGGCTCCGGCTTCGTCACCATTCGCGGTACGATCACCGGCCTGGGTGGATCCGGGCTCGCCGGCATCGCGATCGGGCCGCAGCACCTCGATCACGCGCGTACCGGAAATCCGGGGAGCCTGGCCAACACGCTCTTCATCATCTCCGACAGCGGTACGCTGTTCGCATTCAATACGGCCAACGATCAATTGCGCACGGATGTCTTTGCCAACGGCGTGGATCGCGTCGAGACGGGGTTGAGTGGCATCACGGGGTTGGCTTTTTCGCCGGTCGACTTCAACCTGTGGCATCCGACCTACACGCGCCGCGACGATCCCGGGCACGGCATCAATCCTTCCGAGGATTTGAGTCGTTTGCGTCCCCAGGGCTTCCTCTTCGTCGATGCCAACGGTCGTTTGACGAACGAAGGGGAAGGTGGCGCAAGCTTTTATTTCGGTTTGGACCAATGGGTGATCAACCCCGTTAATTCCTACATGGTCTCGCTAGGGAATGCTCAGTTTGGCGTGAGCCCCGAAGCGCATCGGGCCCTGACGACGAACCCGAATATCGGCGGCAATTACAATCTGCCGGGCGGCGCCCATGGCGTGTTACAAACCAACTCGTTCAGCCTGGTGGGCTATTCGGCCACCGACAAGCCCACCTTGTATTTCAACTACTTCCTCGACACGGAAGGTCAAAACAACGTCCTGACTCGCGAGATGCGCGACAGCGCGCGGGTGTATATCTCCGCCGATAACGGCAATTCATGGCAGATGCTCGCCACGAACAATTCCATCCGCTCGCTCGTGGGTGTGTTCGAAGGTGAATTGCCCTCCTACGCCAGCCACTCGGGCACGGGGCAGCAACGCGTTCAAGAGTTGTACGACAACGGCGGTACGGATCAGTGGTCGCAGGCCCGCATCGATCTCGGCGACTTCGCCGGACAGGGCAATCTGATCTTGCGTTTCGAGTTTGCGACGGCGGGAGCGATTGCCGATCCGAGCAGCCCGCGTTACACGGGAGACTTGCCGGGCGACATCTACGGAAACATCCGCGACGAGCGACGTGGCCAGAACAACAATCACGGGGGCTTCTTCGTCGACGATGTGATCATCGGCTTTGCCGAACGCGGTGAAATGGTGACGGGCGCGCCGATCAACTCCGAGATGTTCCCCGTGCCAAGGAATCCCGATCCGGTCGCGCCAAGCCAGGTGCTGGTCGGGCCCTATCAGCTCGAGATACGACGTGGCTTCGAAGTGGCTGGCAATCCGCTGCCCAAGGCGTCGGTCGTCGCCTACTTCACCGAGATCGACACGAACGATCGCCTCTCCGAAGGATTCCGCATCAACATTCCGAACGGCTTCGATTTCACCGATGGCAAGACGGTGACGATCCACGACGGAGTGAAGCAACTGACGTTCGAGTTCGACAAGGCGGGGGGCGTGGCGCCTGGGCACATCCCGGTCAACTACACGAACACCAGTAGCGCCGGCCAGATTGCCAACGCGTTTGCCGCGGCGGTGAACAGCGCGAAGCAGGCCGGTCTGTTCAAGGTTACGGCTTCGGCGCCGAATGCCACCGTCTTGTTCGTCGATCTGTACGGCGCGGAGGAAGTTACCGAAGGGCAAGAGACGCCCGGACCGGCGACGGGACCATCTTCGGCCCTGGCCGACTACGTGAGTCTGGCTGATCCCGTCTACAGCTACACGCTGGTGTCTCAGCAGCATTTTCCGGCAGGCTATACGCAGTACACGATCGACATGACGTCGCAGACATGGCGCGATCCGAGCGAAGTGGACCACACCGTCTGGCGGCATTGGGTCACGCTGGTCGTGCCGGACGTCGTCTTGCACGATTCCGCGCTGTTGTTCATCACGGGGGGCTCGCTGAACGACAGTCCGGATCCGCTTGAACAGAGCCTGATCGACCGCGCTCTCGAAACGCAATCGGTGATGGTGCGCTTGGAAATCGTGCCCAACCAGCCCCTCAGCTTCACCGGCGATTATCGCTTGAGCCGCACGGAAGACCTGATCATCGCCTACACGTTCGACAAGTTCCTCGACACGCTCGATAGCAACTGGCCCCTGCTGCTGCCGATGGTGAAGAGCGCCGTGCGAGCCATGGATACCACGCAGGATTTCCTGGCGACCCAATCCATCACGGTCAACGACTTTGTGGTGAGCGGCGGCTCCAAACGCGGTTGGACCACCTGGCTCACGTCGGCCGTCGATCCCCGGGTCAAAGGCATGATACCGCTCGTTTTCGATGCGCTGAATCTCGACGAGCAGATGGTGCATCACAAGTTCGTCTACCAGGGCGTGCAGCAAGACACGATCGGCGGCTACGCGATCGCGATTTACCCCTATTGGGAACTCGGCGTGCTCGACCCGGTGCGGTTGCTCACGCCCGAGGGGCAGGCACTGTTGAAGATCGTCGATCCTTACGAGTACGTGACAGACCCGGGCTTCTACGGCGAGAAGCTCAAGATGCCGAAGTATCTCGTCAACTCGGCGGGGGACGAATTCTTTGTCACCGATTCGTCGCAGTTCTATTACGACGATCTGCAAGGCCCCACGTACCTCCGCTATGTGCCCAATACGGGCCACGGGCTGGACGGCGGCGATCGAGTTCAAGAGGCAGCCAGTGCCTTCTACAACGCCGTAATTACCGATGCTCCCCTGCCGCAGTATTCGTGGCAGATCAATGCGGATGGTTCGATCTCGGTCGATGCAACCACCACGCCCATCGCCGCTCGAGTCTGGCGCGCTGTCAATTTCGAAAATCGCGATCTGCGTCATACGCAAGGCAACCAGGTCGATTGGATCAGCACGCCACTCGATCTCGGCCTCTTGGGCAGCCAGTTTACTATTCCAGACATCAATCCTTTTTTCGGCGTGACCGCCTTCTACATCGAGCTCGAATTCGACAGCGGCTGGACACACGACTACATCTTCAGCACGGGGGTGAGCGTGACGTCCGCGCTCGCCGTCGCACCAGCCGGTTCGTCGTTCAGCATTCAGGCCATCAGTCGCGTCGGCGATCGCAACCTGTTCCGCGATCAGGGGCAAACGATCATCGAAGCGAACCGCATTTCCGACTCGCTCGCCTGGGGCATTTCGGTCACGGCTGCTGAGCGCGACGCGGAAACGGGGTTCTCGCACACGCAATCTCCACGCGTGTTGCGACAACTCAACCAGCAGGGACTCGTCCCCGGCATCACCATCGTGAACAATCTCGTCGTGCGCAGTGGCGAAGGCGGGATTCAATTTGCCGGCGACGGAGCGAATTCGCCCACGGTGCCACTGGCGGCCGTTCCCTTCGGTCGCATCGTCAATAACACCGTTTACGGCAACGCGAACCCGACCGGAATCGGCATCAACGTCGTCAACAGTGCCGGGCCGACGTTGCTCAACAACATCGTCTCCGGGTTCGCGACCGGTATCGTCGTCGATGCCAGCTCGCGCCCGACCACGGTGATCGGCACGACCATCTATAAGAGCAATTCGACGAATACCGACACGGGCTTCCTCGGGTTGGGTCAATTTGCCATTGCCCTGACCGCGGATGAGCCGTTGTTCGTCAACCCCAGCGCGAACAACTTCTATCTGGCGCCCGGCTCGAAGGCGATCGATAGCTCGTTGAATTCGCTGGTGGATCGCCCGAATCTGGTGAACGTGACGGCGGCGGTCGGCATCTCGCAGTCGCCGATTCTTGCTCCACAAACCGATTTGCTGGGGCAAGCGCGCGCGGACGACCCGGCGGTCACTCCTCCTGCCGGTCTCGGCTCGAATGTGTTTAAGGATCGCGGCGCGATGGATCGCGTCGACTTCACAGGCCCCACGGCCAAGTTGGTCGCGCCCGAGGATAACGATCTGGCCGGACTCGACCTCGATCCGGTAGCGACGCACGTGCGGATGTTCGGCACGCTGCCCGAGTTTGCCGTGCAGTTTCTCGACGGTCTGACGGCGTCGGAGTCGACCGGCGGAACCGGCGTCGATCCATCGACGGCGACTCTGTCGCGCTTCCGGCTATTGCGCGACAACGTGGAGTTGGTCCTGGGTGTCGATTTCGTCTACACGTACGATCTCAGCACCCGCACGGCGCGTTTCGTGCCCGTGGCTGGTGTGTGGCTGACCAACCACGTGTATAAGATCGAGATCGACAACTCGGCGAATGGCATCCTCGATCTGGCCGGCAATCAGCTCAAGGCGAATCAGCTCAGCGGCAAGACGGAGTTCACGGTGCAGTTGGCATCGGCCAATTCCGCCCGGCCGTGGCAGAATCCGTTCAATCGCTTTGACGTCGATAACGATGGGTTCGTCGCTCCGAGCGATGCCCTGGCGCTGTGGAACACGCTCAACCCGGCACCCCCGGGAGAGAATCCGCCGAAGCCGCATGGGCCGCGTCTGTTGCCCACGCCGCCGGTGCCCCCCGATCCCGAGTACTACTACGACGTCGACGGCGACGGTTACGTAACGTCGTCCGACGCGTTGGAGCTGTACAACTATCTCAACTCGCTTTCGTCGATGATGATGGTCACGCTTTCGAGCGAGACGAGTTCTCAATCGCTGGAAGTGGCCGAGGCCGCTGCCGGCGATGAGGCGCCCCTTCAAGCGGACCCGCCCGCGGTCGAGACGTTCGCGACATATTCCTTCATCGTCGCGTCCGAGCTCTCGGAGGCCGAGACTTCTCCAGCGGTGGCAGCCCCGGACGCGGCGGCCCCCTCGGCCGAAGTGCGCGTGGCGGCGGCCTTCGAGGCGGTCGAGGCCGCACTGGCCGAGACGATCTTCAGCGTCGCGGTCGAGCAGAGCAAAGTCGCGGCGAGCGACAACCTCGAGTTCCCGGCGAATCTGCCCGCCCTGGCAAAAACGAACGAGACTTCTCCCACGTCGCCAATTACTCTGGCAGCGCTCGTGGACGAAGGACTCGATTCGCTCGCGGGCGACAGTCAAGCCGCTCGCGTGAAGCCGGCCTGGCAATTCAACAAGGATCTCGATGCCATCTTGTTCGATCTGGCGATCGAGCAGCAGCGAGCTTCGTCTGGCGACGAAGCATTTCTGGCGCCCCGGCTTGTCCGCCGGCGTTAGAGCGCGACCGAATTATGACACCACGGATGCACACCCCAGATACGCCACGATCATGAAAAGCGAGTCATTCCAGCTTCGCCACCATCCGCGACGTTCATCCCGCGTCAGCGGTCGACGTCGGTCGGTCGCTCCCCTTGGCACGCTCGGTGCGGAACGTCTTGAAGTTCGCGCCATGTTGGCGGCCGACGGCGGATTTGCGGCCACCACGGTCACCCCGTGGCACAACGTGCTCAATCCCGCCGATGTCGACGGCGACGGTTACGTCGCTCCGTCCGACGCACTGGCGATCTTCAACGAGTTGAATCGCGGCGGTTCGCGTTCGCTTGAGGCGAATCCGCCCGAAGCCATCGGCATGAGGTCCTCGTTTGGCAGCTTTGCCGCCGCCAGCACGATGTTGGCCATGGTCGACGTCGACAGCGATGGGTTTCTTACGCCGTCCGACGCCCTGATCGTGTTCAATCAGTTGAATGCGGTCGAGCCGCTGGTCGTGATCCGACTCGAGACGACCGATCTGCTCGGCAATCCCATTACGGCAGCGCTGGTGGGTGAGGATTTCCTGCTGCGCGCCTTCGTTCAAGATCCCAATGCCGCCGGATCCTCGGGCGGAGTGTTCTCCGCCTATATGGACGTCACCTACGATTCCTCGCTCGTGGCGGTCGACGGCAGCATTACGTTCGGCGCCAGTTTCCCCAACGTGCAGAGTGGCAGCACGGCCATCGCGGGCGAAGTCGACGAAGTCGGCGGTACGATAGCCGGCTCGCCGCTGGGGCCGGGTGAATTCCTGCTCTTCAGTCTGCCCTACACGGCTACCGCCGCTGGCACCGTGACGTTCGAGACCAACCCGGCCGACGATCTCCCCTTCCACCGCATCCTGCTCAGCGGCGGCTCGCCGACCGGTGTGCCGCCCGAGAACGTGGCCTACGGTTCCATCTCGCTCGACGTCGTATTGCTTCCCAAGCTTTCGGTGGGCAACGTGACCGTCACCGAAGCAGTGGGCAATTCGATCGCGAACTTCGAAGTGAAGCTTTCGCATCCCTCGAGCGAAGTGGTCACGGTCGACGTCAGCACGCTGGGCCTGACGGCCACGTCGGGGCTCGACTTCCAGGCCACCGCCGGAACGCTCACCTTCCAGCCGGGCGAGGTGTCGAAGTTCTTCCCCGTGGTCGTCCTCGATGATTTCCTGGATGAAGACGATGAGCAGTTTGCCATCGTCCTCTCCAACCCCTCTCATGCCGAAGGCGATGGCGTGCAAGCCGTCGCCACGATCGTCGATAACGACGACGCTCCCAGCATCTCGATCGAAGATACGTCGGTGATCGAGGGCAATGTCGGCACCACGAACGCACAATTCTTTGTCAACCTTTCTTCACCGAGCGGCAAGACGATCTCGGTCTCGTATTCCACGTCCGACGGCACCGCCCTCGCGGGGTCGGACTATACCGCGACCTCGGGAGTCGTCGTGTTTGCCCCGGGCGAGACTTCAAAGGCGATTCTCATTCCCGTTCTGGGCGACACGGTCGACGAGCCCGATGAGACCTT
Proteins encoded in this window:
- a CDS encoding DVUA0089 family protein translates to MLASPQLIAIVPNAGDVLQAGQVRDEAPRELIFRFDVGQVIDPNSLAGIQIVRAGNDNNLGTGDDVLLTPGFVGLGEQSNEVVYRFVENLPDDRYRITIFGAGATPLQNIAAEPFNNGVNQVVDFELDLGAQVVSVVPQPITRGPGGTLVQASNQIVVYFNNDDLGASAQNPNFYQLIYTDGGPIAPSDVHIPTSVVYDPVTDKATLTFASSLDALSTGPGSYRLRIGDAAAPRMAPVPLFFGTDSASSFFSPGLDNLGVLGTQSLILNAAIDPQPYTLPWPGFQDEPGHRDIPAEEHVFGGGTDTTGGIVTISYNFQDVYGTDPDGNILHNQITENQKNRVREIFELFSYYLGMQFIETPSSGWTLVTGDLRAVDPKVPTGPGNIAGIAGGNIAILEAAENWGDSEAGGAYFNTMTHEIGHLLGLNHSYDLPAPNAMGSDGFLTFGSQVEPLIPGDADIVHMRHLYRPDVKDIDLFRFDLPSQGRLTAELFAERLAVPSLLDGVITLYDGQRNLIARNDDYFSRDSFLDLELAAGTYYIAVTSTGNIAFDPNIEDSGMGGTSQGAYQLRLDFVPTTGAQLLDATGTAFDGDADGRPGGIYNFWFQVAAPSDTIIVDKSAPIGGTGTLAAPFNNIPAALAAASAGDVVRIVGNGGADGNLATLGDNLAYEIGVNTFGQALSDGSQLQVPAGVTVVIDAGAVFKLRRTGIDVGTSELGLLRTAGALQVLGTPVDRVVFTSWHDESIGVDTNPLVTTPIPGDWAGIVFREDSDREAQGVFLNYVGFADMRYGGGTSVVDSNEQAYSSIHLIEARPTIVHNRITLSADAAISADPNSFEETRFGSDTITLESWRVGPEIYGNTLVNNSLNALFVRIRTNAGSPLDVLEVAARFDDKDIVHVLSENLVIHGTPGGYLVDSTGLHARLDARLTIDPSVVVKINGARIEMLFGGQLIAEGQPRNRVIFTSIHDDSYGAGGTFDTTNNGLNRLPAPGDWGGIFAGPTSSASFDHVQVAFAGGVTTIEGNFDAFNALEIHRADVRVTNSVFMFNAGGQSATGRNGRQANAAATIFVRGAQPIIVNNVIRDGFGPAINVNVNALNWYEVHDWGRSTGRADAFTQFVDNFGPLVRLNRTGNNAVNGMVVRGGTLTTQSIWDDTDIVHVLFNQISIPNFHTYGGLRWQSSPTASLVVKLSGANAGVTAIGTTLDIDDRIGGTFHLIGSATHPVIVTSFHDDSVGAGLNLAGLTQVNTDNISRAPQPGDWRSLRLDQLSNDRNVAIVLEAEDPLRAGGDTNGTTAQARSIGSLAPHEYGGDDVLRLGFEIHGYLGPGDVDVYSFSGTAGTEVWFDIDRTTHALDTVVELVNAAGTVIARSNNSPAEQDGGESLFGSAYRMSTGPFGFGDLYTTNPRDAGMLVVLPGTPGSTNTYYVRVRANSSNLNNLNGGVSTGIYQLQIRLRNVDEVPGSTIRQAVIRFATNGIEVVGLPSHSPLLGESLDVEFNSGDNDTFDQAQPLGNLLDSDRNALAVGGMLDSPLDVDWYKFTIDYQNIQVITGYTDGGQSWATVFDIDYADGMARPDTTISVFDETGQLLYIGRNSDIADDQIGPTEVPSTSDILRGSFGKLDPYIHAQLPVGVGPPTGPPRAFYVAVHSDAVLPSVLQSPFNNDVAARLTRLEPVVGVKRIAEDHISFQGHSTGDAVIGGARIEPVTPLFNTSDPIALLTNVVPFDLSDVVLFVSQGSRLRTVDPRTGFTETNIGEPASGDFSLRDISMRSDGRLYGYQAIAGTDNTAGRLVEVNTGNAASTVIGNDNIPNTVLTTSQVDALAVAMAPDGTNRLLYYSVRNGSESWLFRANPDTGSAAQTADNVFGLRGVFRINDGTPAGAPIGVVTGLTFLNGTLWGVNQAGNVFTVDTGSGFVTIRGTITGLGGSGLAGIAIGPQHLDHARTGNPGSLANTLFIISDSGTLFAFNTANDQLRTDVFANGVDRVETGLSGITGLAFSPVDFNLWHPTYTRRDDPGHGINPSEDLSRLRPQGFLFVDANGRLTNEGEGGASFYFGLDQWVINPVNSYMVSLGNAQFGVSPEAHRALTTNPNIGGNYNLPGGAHGVLQTNSFSLVGYSATDKPTLYFNYFLDTEGQNNVLTREMRDSARVYISADNGNSWQMLATNNSIRSLVGVFEGELPSYASHSGTGQQRVQELYDNGGTDQWSQARIDLGDFAGQGNLILRFEFATAGAIADPSSPRYTGDLPGDIYGNIRDERRGQNNNHGGFFVDDVIIGFAERGEMVTGAPINSEMFPVPRNPDPVAPSQVLVGPYQLEIRRGFEVAGNPLPKASVVAYFTEIDTNDRLSEGFRINIPNGFDFTDGKTVTIHDGVKQLTFEFDKAGGVAPGHIPVNYTNTSSAGQIANAFAAAVNSAKQAGLFKVTASAPNATVLFVDLYGAEEVTEGQETPGPATGPSSALADYVSLADPVYSYTLVSQQHFPAGYTQYTIDMTSQTWRDPSEVDHTVWRHWVTLVVPDVVLHDSALLFITGGSLNDSPDPLEQSLIDRALETQSVMVRLEIVPNQPLSFTGDYRLSRTEDLIIAYTFDKFLDTLDSNWPLLLPMVKSAVRAMDTTQDFLATQSITVNDFVVSGGSKRGWTTWLTSAVDPRVKGMIPLVFDALNLDEQMVHHKFVYQGVQQDTIGGYAIAIYPYWELGVLDPVRLLTPEGQALLKIVDPYEYVTDPGFYGEKLKMPKYLVNSAGDEFFVTDSSQFYYDDLQGPTYLRYVPNTGHGLDGGDRVQEAASAFYNAVITDAPLPQYSWQINADGSISVDATTTPIAARVWRAVNFENRDLRHTQGNQVDWISTPLDLGLLGSQFTIPDINPFFGVTAFYIELEFDSGWTHDYIFSTGVSVTSALAVAPAGSSFSIQAISRVGDRNLFRDQGQTIIEANRISDSLAWGISVTAAERDAETGFSHTQSPRVLRQLNQQGLVPGITIVNNLVVRSGEGGIQFAGDGANSPTVPLAAVPFGRIVNNTVYGNANPTGIGINVVNSAGPTLLNNIVSGFATGIVVDASSRPTTVIGTTIYKSNSTNTDTGFLGLGQFAIALTADEPLFVNPSANNFYLAPGSKAIDSSLNSLVDRPNLVNVTAAVGISQSPILAPQTDLLGQARADDPAVTPPAGLGSNVFKDRGAMDRVDFTGPTAKLVAPEDNDLAGLDLDPVATHVRMFGTLPEFAVQFLDGLTASESTGGTGVDPSTATLSRFRLLRDNVELVLGVDFVYTYDLSTRTARFVPVAGVWLTNHVYKIEIDNSANGILDLAGNQLKANQLSGKTEFTVQLASANSARPWQNPFNRFDVDNDGFVAPSDALALWNTLNPAPPGENPPKPHGPRLLPTPPVPPDPEYYYDVDGDGYVTSSDALELYNYLNSLSSMMMVTLSSETSSQSLEVAEAAAGDEAPLQADPPAVETFATYSFIVASELSEAETSPAVAAPDAAAPSAEVRVAAAFEAVEAALAETIFSVAVEQSKVAASDNLEFPANLPALAKTNETSPTSPITLAALVDEGLDSLAGDSQAARVKPAWQFNKDLDAILFDLAIEQQRASSGDEAFLAPRLVRRR